The genomic interval AATATAAAGACACCATGGATTACAAAAATTTGTGATGTGCAAAAAGAATGTATGAATTATTTAGATATCCCTACAGGAAGACAAATAGGATTGAAAAATGCAGTAGAAACTTTTCATATAGATATAAATTATAAATTTCATAAGGCCCTAAATGATGCCATTTATACTGCTGAAATATTTAAGAAACTAAAAAATAATAAGATAATATAAAAGTTAATTAATAAATCCTATCAACAAACAAATTGAGACAAACTTATTAGGATAGTATAGCTTTACAAAACTTCAAAACTAAATTTTTATAAGAAAACAGAAATTATCTTACTAAAAACTTATAAATACAATTAAATTGGAAAAAGGTGTATAGGATGATAAACAAAAAAATTATCGTTGTTGGAGCTGGACCTGCTGGAATGATGGCAGCTATTACTGCTGCCCAGCATAGCAATCATGTAATACTGATAGAAAAAAATGCTACTATAGGGAAAAAATTGAGTATAACTGGAGGAGGAAGGTGCAATATAACTAACAACTCTTCACCAGAAGAAATAATGAAAAATATTATTACAAATCATAAATTTTTATATAAGAGTTTACATAGTTTTACAAGCAAACAAGTAATGGAGCTTCTAGAGACAAATGGTTGTCCTATAAAAATTGAAGAAAAAGAAAAAGTGTTTCCTCTTAGCGAAAAATCTGCTGATGTTATTAAGGTTTTTGAAAAACTATTAGCAGAGCACAGGGTTAAAGTATATTTTGAATGCCAACTTAAGGATATATTTGTAGAGGATGATAGAATAGTAGGTATTGAAACAAATCATCATAACAAACTAGAATGTGATGCCCTCATTTTAGCCACCGGAGGTGTGTCCTATCCCATCACAGGAAGCACAGGTGAGGGACATAATATTTGTGAAAAACTAGGTCATAAAATCATTCCTTTAAAGCCAAGTTTAATATCTATGACCATTGAAGAAAAATGGTTAACAGAGATGACAGGAATAGCTTTAAGGGATATTGTTATTAAAACGAAGATTAATAAAAAGTCTTTAAACTTTTATGGTGACTTATTATTTACCCATTATGGTATATCTGGGCCGGCTGTTTTTGAGTTAAGTAGCTATCTTAATAAGGTTGATTTACCAAAGGAGGGTCATGAAATATTTGTAGATTTATTACCACAGATTGCCCAAGACAAATTAAAGGAACTATTTCTTTCGGCAGATATAAGTAATAAACAAGTTTCTACCCTATTAATAGAGTGTTTTCCTAAACGTTTTGTAGCAGATCTATTAAATGAGTTTAATCTATCTAATACTATAAAATTCAATCAACTCAATAAGAAAGATAGAAATAGACTTATGGAGACTATAAAGAACTTTAAAATTACTGTTTTAGGATTAAGAAATATACAGCATGCCATCGTAACATCTGGAGGGATCTCAGTAAAGGAAGTAAACCCTTCTACAATGGAATCCAAAATTATTAAGGACTTATATTTTGCTGGAGAGCTATTGGATGTTGATGCATTAACAGGAGGATACAATCTACAAATAGCCTTTTCTACAGGTTATATTGCTGGAAGCAATAGTGTAGGGGAAGACGAGTAGTAGTATAGTATATAATCCTATTACTTAGCAACGCTTGAAAAATAAATTTAGACTAATTTAAATTTAAAGATAGTAAAATAGAGGGATAGCTTAAGGTTAACCCTCTATTTATGTATTCACTATGATAAAGATAGATATTGATATTGTATAAATAAAATCATGACAAGATACTGAGGGATTGTTACTGTCAGCATAGGGAAGAGTCTTAGATCCTTGGTTTCCCTCAGGATGACAGGACCCAAGAATTCATAGAATGCTAAAATCAATAATAATGTTTAAAAGAGCCTATGTCTTAAAAAGAAAGTAATAAATCCTTCATATAGGCAACAACTTCTCTTGTATAATATTTGATTATTAAAAAAGGGTTAGGGTGAGACATTGCAGGCCCCCCAACAGCATCTATATTTAATCGATTAGCCAGCATGAGAGAACGATGTATATGAAAGGAGTTGGTAACGATAATGGCACTTTCAAATTCTTCATTTGACATAATTTCTCTACTGTAATAAAGATTTTGGTAAGTACTAAAGGAGTTTTCCTCTTTAAATATCATTTCTGGAGGTACACCTTTATCCACTAAGTAGTTCTTCATAGCTAAAGCTTCAGTAATCCATTCATCCTCACCTTGA from Natronincola ferrireducens carries:
- a CDS encoding BaiN/RdsA family NAD(P)/FAD-dependent oxidoreductase produces the protein MINKKIIVVGAGPAGMMAAITAAQHSNHVILIEKNATIGKKLSITGGGRCNITNNSSPEEIMKNIITNHKFLYKSLHSFTSKQVMELLETNGCPIKIEEKEKVFPLSEKSADVIKVFEKLLAEHRVKVYFECQLKDIFVEDDRIVGIETNHHNKLECDALILATGGVSYPITGSTGEGHNICEKLGHKIIPLKPSLISMTIEEKWLTEMTGIALRDIVIKTKINKKSLNFYGDLLFTHYGISGPAVFELSSYLNKVDLPKEGHEIFVDLLPQIAQDKLKELFLSADISNKQVSTLLIECFPKRFVADLLNEFNLSNTIKFNQLNKKDRNRLMETIKNFKITVLGLRNIQHAIVTSGGISVKEVNPSTMESKIIKDLYFAGELLDVDALTGGYNLQIAFSTGYIAGSNSVGEDE
- a CDS encoding YdcF family protein, whose protein sequence is MKKIIISTIIGMVILFLIIQVSIIRTPYKQVPKKSDVIIVLGCRLWGDRPSPMLTYRLEKALALYNEGYAESIIVSGSQGEDEWITEALAMKNYLVDKGVPPEMIFKEENSFSTYQNLYYSREIMSNEEFESAIIVTNSFHIHRSLMLANRLNIDAVGGPAMSHPNPFLIIKYYTREVVAYMKDLLLSF